A window from Rhodothermus bifroesti encodes these proteins:
- the ispF gene encoding 2-C-methyl-D-erythritol 2,4-cyclodiphosphate synthase, producing the protein MIRLGFGYDVHRLVPNRPLILGGVRIPFALGLLGHSDADVLLHAIADALLGAAALGDIGQHFPDTDPRWKDADSQELLRQVYAQVVAAGYRAVNVDATVALEQPRLKPYIEAMRQNIARILELPLAAVSVKATTTEGLGIVGEGKGAAAYAVCLLAAQGLSL; encoded by the coding sequence ATGATACGCCTTGGCTTTGGATACGATGTGCACCGGTTGGTGCCTAATCGTCCCTTGATTCTGGGAGGCGTGCGCATTCCGTTTGCTTTAGGCCTTTTAGGGCATTCGGATGCCGACGTGCTGCTGCATGCCATTGCCGATGCGCTGTTAGGTGCAGCTGCTTTGGGCGACATTGGGCAGCATTTCCCGGACACCGATCCGCGCTGGAAGGATGCCGACAGCCAGGAACTGCTTCGACAGGTGTATGCCCAAGTGGTAGCTGCTGGATACCGAGCAGTGAACGTCGATGCTACAGTAGCCCTCGAGCAGCCGCGGCTTAAGCCGTATATCGAAGCCATGCGGCAAAACATTGCCCGCATTTTGGAATTGCCGCTAGCCGCTGTTTCTGTAAAGGCCACAACTACCGAAGGGTTAGGTATTGTGGGCGAAGGGAAAGGAGCAGCAGCCTATGCAGTGTGCCTGTTGGCGGCTCAGGGGTTAAGTCTCTAA